The DNA segment CACGCCGGAATGCACTGCGCCGATCACGAAGTAAGGGGCGAAGACGGTCGCGTGCCACACGGGAACGAGCGAGACAGCGAAGTCCCAAGACACGATCGAGTGGACTGAGACGAAGACCGGCAGAATGAGCGCCGAGAGCAGCACGCCGACGATCGTCTGCATCTTCCATTGGCGTGGCGTACCCCGCCACCCCAGCGCGAGGGCGCCGTAAATCGTCTTCCGCATTCCGGTCGACCGGTCGCGGATGGCGGCGAAGTCGGGGATGAGCGCCACGAGCACAAACAGCGCCGACCCCGTCAGGTAGGTGAAGATGGCGCTCGGGTCCCACACGAGCGGCGAGCGCGGGTTCGGAAAGATCTGGTGGTTGAAGTCGTACGGGAAGACCCAGTAGACGATCCGCCACGGCCGGCCGGTGTGGATCAGGGGAAAGAGGGCTGCGGTCGCGAGCGAAAAGACCGTCATGGTCTCGGCGGCGCGCGTAATCGGCCGCTTCCATTCTGCTTGGGTTAACCGGAGGATTGACGAAATCATCGTTCCGGCGTGGCTGATGCCGACCCAGAAGACGAAGTTTGTGATCATGAAGCCCCAGAAAACCGGCCGGTTCAGCCCGGTCAGCCCGAGGCCAAAGATCACCATGAAGGTGAACGAGATCACCATCAGCGAGGCGATCAGCGCAAGGATCGTCGCCGAGACCCAGAACCGCATCGGGGTCACAAAGATCGAACGAAGCAGCTCCTCGTTGATCTGCCGGTCGGTCAGTGTCACGCGTTCTTGCATCGTCTTACTCCGGCTTCCCGATCACAACCACCTGGCCGAGAAGATACTTGCGTCTCGTCCGGTAGAGCAGCCCTTCCTTCATCTCCCAGAGGTTCAGCCGCGGGACGAGGCGAAGGGCGACGAGGTAGAGAAAGACCGCGCCGCCGATAAACCCCGGGATGATCAGCAGATCGGCGAGGTCTGGCCACTGGAACGGCGGAATGACCTCCACCAGCTCGCCGCCGTGCTGCGTGAGCGACCACGGTCCGACAAAGAGCCGCACATTGTTCATGAAATTGCCGAAGAGCACGATACAGGCGACCACAATCGGCCCCCGAATGCTCTTCCGGATGGGATTCCACATCAGGATGAGCAGCGGAAGGACGAAGTTGCTCAGGAAGGCGAGCAGGAAGGGAATGAAGTAGGGGCCGAACATCAACAGCTGCAGCAGCTGAATCTCGTTCGGCTTGCGGCCGTACCAGAAGAGGATGAAAGCGGACCACCAGAAGTAGAACCAGAGCAGCGACAGGGCGAGCAGCAGTTTGCCGAGACCCCAGAACTGGTCGAGGCCGATGTAGTCTGCGTAGCCAAATCGGCGGTAGAGGCCGAGCGTCACGATCAACGTTGCAACGCCCGCCTGCAGACCCGTGATCGAGAATTGCGCCGGGTAGACCGCGTCGATCCAGCCGGGAACGAGCGACATCGAAAAGTCGGTCGCGATCAGCATCCCGGCGAAGACATACATCGCAAGATAGAAGGCGCCGAGCGGCGTGAGCGCTGTCCGCGCCACCCGCCACTGTTTCATCCCGCCAATCCATCCTGCTGCCCGGTCAAGCAGCGGCCCCCGGATGCCGCGGTCGCGCAGCGCAGC comes from the Dehalococcoidia bacterium genome and includes:
- the nrfD gene encoding polysulfide reductase NrfD — encoded protein: MQERVTLTDRQINEELLRSIFVTPMRFWVSATILALIASLMVISFTFMVIFGLGLTGLNRPVFWGFMITNFVFWVGISHAGTMISSILRLTQAEWKRPITRAAETMTVFSLATAALFPLIHTGRPWRIVYWVFPYDFNHQIFPNPRSPLVWDPSAIFTYLTGSALFVLVALIPDFAAIRDRSTGMRKTIYGALALGWRGTPRQWKMQTIVGVLLSALILPVFVSVHSIVSWDFAVSLVPVWHATVFAPYFVIGAVHSGVSAVLTLMAIMRKFFGWRNHLRPEHFDAIGRLLIAVACTWLYFFMLDVFYAIYAAEPAELVVMELRFFSWPWGVLFWVVLITSFIIPIPLWLKRSNRRNITLMFWTSVLVNIGMWSERFWLIVPALEQKEEFTYMWNVYNPNLVEIGLVIGSVALVGLFLLLFSKVCPPIPLWEIKEGQKFTADIPLGRMRVPAIVKE